In the genome of Mixta calida, the window AGCTGTTTGCCGTAGTAAAAGCGCGTCTGGCCGAGCGCTACCAGTGGCGGATTGAGAAGGAGTGGCTGGTTCTGCTGCCGGGCGTGGTCGCCGGACTTAATCTTGCGGTACGCGCCTTTACCGCGCCAGGCGAAGGCACCCTCGCCCCCACGCCCATCTACCCGCCGTTCCGACTGGCAGCGAAATGGGCGCAACGCGATCAGCTCAATCTGCAAATGCGCCAGGAAAATCATCGCTGGGTGATGGATTTAATGGCGGCGGAGATGCAGCTGAAGGGCAATGAAAAGTTGCTAATGCTGTGCAATCCGCATAATCCCGGCGGCACGGTATATCGGCGTGATGAGCTGGACGCGCAGCTGCGTTTCGCGCAGCGCCACAATTTGATCGTTTGCTCTGATGAAATCCACAGCGAGCTGATCCTGGAACCGGGCCTGAGACATATTCCTTTCGCGACGCTAAGCGAAGACGCCGCGCAGCGTTCGGTTACGCTAATCTCGCCGTCGAAAACGTTCAATATCGCCGGCCTGGGCGCTTCGCTGGCAGTGATTCCGAATGACGCGTTGCGACAACGGTTCAATGAGGCACGGCGCGGCATCGTGCCGCAGGTAGATATTCTGGCGCTGACCGCCGCGACGGCGGCCTGGCGCGACGGTCAGCCCTGGCTGGATGCGCAGCTGGACTATCTGCGCAGCAACCGTGACTGGCTGTGTCAACAGATCAACGCCCTGCCCGGACTCAGCGTGACGCCGCCAGAAGCGACCTATCTGGCATGGGTGGCCGCACGTCTGCCCGGCGTCGCCAGCCCCGCCTCCTGGTTCGAGCAACATGGGTTGGGCTTATCGCCCGGACGGGATTTTGGCGACGACGGCTTTGTACGTTTCAATTTCGGCTGTACGCGCGCCACGCTGGAAGAGGCGGTGGCGCGGATGAAACAGGCGATTGCCGCAGCTTAACTGTCCTGCTCGCTGGCAACGATCTCTTTTAAACTCCAGGGATGGAATTTAATGGTAATCTGGCCGTCGGTCACTGCCAGAGTCGGGTTAGGCAGACGCTCTTTTTCCCCTGGGGCGAGCTGGTTTTAAATGAGATGCCAGGCTGCAACAGGCCATTGTCGGACAACAGCGCCATCGCACGGGCGCCCAACGTCTCCGGGTCGCCGCGCAGTACAATCTCAACATGCTCCCAGCCTTCATGGCGATAAAGCTTATTGCCCGGCCAGGGCAGCTCCACCACGTTGATGCGCCACGGCCCTACCGGTAACGGCTCCGTCAATTCAAATAAACAAATGGGTCGACCATTAATCAAATTTTCTGAGAAAAGGTGTCCAACCTGCATCAATCCTTGCTTCCAACGCTCCGCCGTCGTGATTTGATGACAGCGCACCGAAATATGATCAGCCTCAAGATTTTCCAGTGTTAACCCCAGCTTTTCCGCCAGGTTTGTTAGCTGTTGTTCAAAACGCGGCAGGTCATTTGCAAGATCGGACAACGCTTCCAGATTATTCCTGAATGGCACAATTACCCCTCATTTTTATTAAGTCACACTAACCATTGCTCGCTTTTTGAGCACACGTACAAGACCAGTTATAGTTATAAAAATAGTCTTTAAGTTTAAGATTATTGATAAATTGACGGAATTTATCGTATTAAAGTCCAGTTTAGCACGGTACAGAGCCAAAAAATATTTTATAAAAGCATCATTAACCTTATGTTTTTAATTACGTTTGAACGAGGTTTAAGGTAATTCCTAATTGGGCGGTATCGCAATTGCGGCTACTAAGGCTTTCTTATAGATTTACCCGAACCATCACACAAGGAATGGCTATATGTTTAAACTCATTATTATTGCAGTTCTGATCGCGCTGATGGGGTTTGCTATCTCCCGCCACTGGAAAGTGCGCAATGAAAAAACGGTAAGCAACCCGTATCGTCACCTCAGACGTCGCTAACCTTTTTTCCCGTTGGCGGAAACATACACAGCCGTGTTTCCGCCCGCAAGGGCTACTGACGCCTCCTTTCAAATCAAGTATACTTCCCCCCTTCTTTTTTCCGCGACGCCATTTTACAGCATCCTGCCAGGCTGTCTGGCGCCGCGATGATAATGCCCGTACCGCAACGCGGCGGGCAATGCAGACAGGTGAAGGTAACTCGGTGAATATTCAGGCTCTCCTTTCCGAAAAAGTTAGTCAGGCGATGATCGCCGTCGGCGCGCCGGCAGATTGCGAACCTATGGTTCGTCAGTCGGCGCGCGTGCAGTTTGGCGATTACCAGGCCAACGGCATCATGGCGGTGGCGAAAAAACTGGGCCAGCAACCGCGCCAGCTGGCCGAGCAGGTTGTGCAGCATCTTGCGCTGGACGGCATCGCCAGCAAAGTCGACATCGCCGGACCGGGCTTCATTAACATTTTCCTCGCGCCTGAGTTCCTGGCGCAGCAGGCGGAAGCGGCGCTGGCGTCGCCGCGCCTGAACGTTGCGCCGGTGCAGGCGCAAACCATCGTTATCGACTACTCCGCGCCAAACGTGGCGAAGGAAATGCATGTAGGCCATGTGCGCTCGACAATCATCGGCGATGCGGCGGCCCGCACCCTTGAATTTCTCGGTCATAAAGTGATCCGCGCCAACCACGTTGGCGACTGGGGCACGCAGTTCGGCATGCTGATCGCCTATCTGGAAAAGCAGCAGCGCGAACATCATGAAGCGATCGCGCTTTCCGATCTGGAAGCGTTCTATCGCGAAGCGAAGAAGACCTATGACGAAGATGAAGCGTTCGCCGAGCGCGCACGCGGCTACGTGGTAAAACTGCAGGGCGGCGACGAATATTGCCGCGCCATGTGGAAAAAGCTGGTCGATATCACTATGACGCAGAACCAGACGGTTTACGATCGTCTGAACGTGACGCTGACGCGCAACGACGTGATGGGTGAAAGCCTGTACAACGATATGCTGCCGGGCATCGTCGCCGATCTGAAAGCCAAAGGGCTGGCGGTGGAAAGCGAAGGCGCCACCGTGGTTTTCCTTGACGAATTTAAAAATAAAGAAGGCGAGCCGATGGGCGTCATCATCCAGAAGAAGGATGGCGGCTACCTCTACACCACGACGGATATCGCCTGTGCGAAATATCGTTATGAGCAGCTGCACGCCGATCGCGTGCTGTACTACATCGACTCCCGTCAGCATCAGCACCTGATGCAGGCCTGGACCATCGTGCGTAAAGCAGGCTACGTGCCGGAATCGGTGCCGCTGGAACACCATATGTTCGGCATGATGCTGGGCAAAGATGGGCGTCCGTTCAAAACCCGCAGCGGCGGTACCATTAAGCTGTCCGATCTGTTGGATGAAGCGGTAGAGCGCGCGACGGCGCTGGTTTCTGAGAAGAACCCGGATATGGATGCGGACGAGCTGCGCAAGCTGGCGAATATCGTCGGTATCGGCGCGGTAAAATATGCCGATCTGTCAAAGAGCCGCACCACCGATTACATTTTCGACTGGGACAATATGCTGGCCTTTGAAGGCAATACCGCGCCTTATATGCAGTACGCCTATACTCGCGTGCTGTCGGTGTTCCGTAAAGCGGGCATCGATGAGAATGCGGTGCTGGAAGGTCAGATTCAGCTCAGTGACGAGCGTGAAACCCAGCTGGCGGCGCGCCTGTTGCAGTTTGAAGAGACCATTACGCTGGTGGCGCGCGACGGCACGCCGCATGTGATGTGCGCCTATCTGTACGATCTGGCGGGCCTGTTCTCCGGCTTCTATGAGCACTGCCCGATTCTCTCTGCGGAAGACGAAGCTGTCCGTCAGAGCCGTCTGAAGCTGGCGCTGCTGACCGCGCGCACGCTGAAGCAGGGCCTGGATACGCTGGGCATCGAGACGGTCGAGCGCATGTAACTTTTACGCTTTGCCGCGCTGATTTCGCGGCGAGACTGACTGAATAAATCCACGCTCCGGCGTGGATTTTTTATTGGCGATTTGGCGCGGCGGGAGATTGCTGGCGGCGCTTGCCCTGGGTAGGTCAGCGGCGAAACTCGGCGTTGGCATCAGCGCAGCGTTGGGTAGGTCGGCGGCGAAACTCGGTGTTGACGCAAGCCCAGCGCAGCGTTGGGTGGGTCGGCGGCGAAACTCGGTGTTGACGCAAGCCCAGCGCAGCCAGCGGCGGACAGGCCGCTCCGTAAAGACGCCATGAATCCATCCCTGGAGGCTCTGCCGCGTCATCCCTGACGCGGAAGCTTTACTACGCAGCCTGTCCGCCTCGGCTTCAGCATCTGATGAAATTTGCCGCCGCTTTTCGGCATTGATATCGCTTTGATTTTTCTCCAGGCGCCATGTGACTAAAAGGCACAGAACAATGGCAATTAAAAGGTAATGTTCCGGTAGCGCAAATCTCAAGGGAGCGAGAGGAGCTGGCCGATGAGGCGGGCCTCCCGCGCCAGGGAAGGCGCGGGCGGAGGCCCCAGGGATGAGTTTATGCCGTCCCGCCGAACGGCCAGTTCCTCTTGCGACCGGCACGAAGTTGGTTTTCAACCAGCATCCCCGATATCTCTCAGCCCAACAAAATAAACCACAGGTAAGGTTCCGGCAGCGCAAATCTCAGGGGAGTAAGGGGAACTAGCCGATGAGGCGGGCCTCCCGCGCCAGGGAAGGCGCGGGCGGAGGTCCCAGGGATGGGTTTATACCGTCCCGCCGAACGGCCAGTTCCTCTTGCGACCGGCACGAAGCCGGTTTTCAATCAGCAAGACCGGCAGCAAACTGCCCTACTGGTAATTCACCATCACCTGATTGCTGAGTACGCGCAGCACCGGAAACAGCCTCCCCTGCCCAGGCACGCTATAAATAAAGCGCAGCGTATCGCCGGCAGGCACATTCGTCAGGCCGCGCGTGGCGCCGCTGGCGCCTTCGATCGGCGTACAGCGCGTGCTGGAACAGAGCTTCACCTGCATCCCCGCAGGCTGCGGGCCCGTCAGCTCAAAACGCCAGTAGATAATCGTCATCACGCCGGATACCGGCCCTGGCGGCGTAATCGCCGCCGATGAGGCCTCGACGCCGCGGTTGCTCAGACTCGCGCCGACGGCGCTCCCCTGCCACGCCCCGCCCGCCGCCTGCGCGGCTAACGGCAGCAGCAGCGCTAAAGACAACAGCGCATATTTCATCAGTGGCCTCCAATGGTCGCCGTCATACGGATATGACGGTTATCGGTCAGCTCCATATTGGAAAGCACCGCCAGCTGCGGCAAATTGCGGCGCAGGAAACGCGCCAGCAGCGCCCGCAGCGGATGATTCACCAACAGCACCGGCGGCGCGCCCAGCATCTCCTGATTTTGCAGCGCGCGCTGCGTCTGATCCAGCAGACGATCCGCCAGGCCCGGCTCCAGACCGCCGCCGCCCTGCAACGCCTGCAACAACAGACGTTCCAGCGTCGCATCCAGACCAATCACCTGCACTTCTCCATTGCCAGGGAACCACTGCTGCGTAATCGCGCGACCCAGCGCCACACGCACTACCGTCGTCAGCTCGTGCGGATCGCTCTGCACCGGCGCATGCTCCGCTAGCGTCTCGATAATGGTACGCATATCACGGATCGACACGCGCTCCGCCAGCAGATTTTGCAGCACCTTATGCAGCGTCGTCAGCGACACCACGCCCGGCACCAGATCTTCCGTCAGCTTCGGCATCTCCTGGCTCACGCGATCCAGCAACTGCTGCGCCTCCTGACGACCAAACAGCTCGCTGGCGTACTGGCCGATCAGATGGTTCAGGTGCGTCGCCACCACGGTGCTCGCTTCCACCACGGTAAAGCCCTGAATCTGCGCCTGCTCTTTCAGCGCGCTGTCGATCCAGATGGCGGCAAGACCAAATGCGGGATCGACCGTCTGTTCGCCGGGCAAGGTGCCGGCGGCGGTGCCAGGGTTGATCGCCATCCAGCGGCCCGGATAAGCGTCGCCGCTGCCAATCTCGACCCCTTTCATCAGAATGCGGTAGCGCGCCGCAGGCATATCCATATTGTCGCGGATATGCACCACCGGCGGCAGAAAGCCCATCTCCTGCGCGAACTTCTTACGAATACTGCGGATACGGCCCAGCAGCTCGCCGTCCTGCGTGCTGTCCACCATCGGGATCAGGCGGTAGCCCACTTCCATACCCAGCGAATCTTCCAGCTGCACGTCGCCCCAGGTCGCTTCCACTGTCGCCGCCGTCTCCTGCGCACGCGGGATCGCCTGCTGCGCAGCCGCCTTCGGCTTCATCTCACGACCGCGCTGCCACCAAGCCAGGCCCAGCAGCGCGGCGGTAAACAGCAGGAACACCAGGTTCGGCATCCCCGGCACCAGGCCCAACAGCCCCAGCACGCCAGCGCTCAGCATCATCACACGCGGGTTGCTGAACAGCTGGGTCACCATCTGCTCGCCCACATCCTGATCGGTGCTGACGCGCGTGACGATAACGCCCGCCGCGGTGGAAATCACCAGCGCCGGGATCTGCGCCACCAGGCCGTCGCCGATGGTCAGCAGCGTATAGCTTTCCGCCGCCGCGCCGAACGGCATGCCGTGCTGCACCACGCCCACCAGCAGGCCGCCCACGACGTTGATAATCATAATCATGATGCCAGCGATGGCGTCGCCGCGCACAAACTTACTGGCACCGTCCATTGAGCCGTAGAAATCCGCTTCCTGCGTGACTTCGGAGCGACGTTTCTTCGCTTCCTCTTCGCCGATCAGACCGGCGTTGAGATCGGCATCGATCGCCATCTGCTTGCCGGGCATCCCGTCAAGCACGAAACGCGCCCCCACTTCCGCGATACGCCCGGCACCCTTGGTGATCACCATAAAGTTAATGATGATCAGGATAATAAACACCACGATACCGATGGCGAAGTTGCCGCCGACCAGGAAGTGGCCGAACGCTTCCACCACCTGTCCCGCCGCCGCCGCGCCGGTATGCCCTTCCAGCAAAATCACGCGCGTCGAGGCAACGTTCAGCGCCAGACGCAGCAGCGTCGAGAACAGCAGAATGGTCGGGAACGCGGCGAACTCCAGCGTGCGCTGGGTGAACATCGCCACCAGCAGCACCATGATCGACAGCGCGATGTTAAAGGTAAACAGCAGATCGAGGATAAAGGGCGGCAGCGGCAGCACCATCATCGACAGGATCAAAAGAATCAGCAGCGGGCCAGCCAGCACCTTCATCTGCGTATCTTTCATGTTACCCGGTAAGCGAAATAAAGCGGCCAGATTAGCCATCAGCTCTTGTCTCTCCTGCAAAGTCCAGTTCAGCCGGTACCGGCAAGCGTTCAGGTCTCTTCGGTATCAGCCCGCCCTCGCGCTTCCAGCGTCGGAGCTGCCATACCCAGGCCAGCACTTCCGCCACCGCCGCATAGAGCGCGCCCGGAATGTGCTGTCCTATTTCACTGTGACGATAAAGGGCGCGCGCCAGCGGCGGCGCCTCCAGAATCGGCACGCGATGTTCTTTACCCAGCTCACGAATGCGCAGCGCCACGTCACCGGCGCCTTTCGCCAATACCTTCGGCGCGCTCATTCTCTTCTCGTCATACTGCAACGCCACCGAATAGTGCGTCGGGTTGGTGACGATCACGTCCGCCTTCGGCACATCGGCCATCATGCGGCGGCGAGCGGCGGCGCGCATCGCCTGACGGATGCGCCCTTTCACATGCGGGTCGCCTTCCATCTCTTTATGTTCGTCACGGATCTCCTGACGCGTCATACGCAGCTTTTTGAAATAGCTGAACAGCTGCCAGAACACGTCGAAGCCCACCATCGGCACCAGGCCCAGCACCACCAAAAAGCAACAGGCGGCGATCATATTCATGCCGTGTGCCAGGGCCTTCCAGGGCGATTCGGTAATCAGATGCAGCATATCGGGCCAGCGGCTCCAGACATACCAGCCCGCCACCGAACCGACCAGCACCGCCTTCAGCACCGCTTTCAGCAGCTCGGCCGCCGTCTGGGCGGAAAACATGCGCTTCAGTCCGCTCAGCGGGTTCAGCTTACTGAAGCTTGGGGAAAGGGATTTGCCGCTCAGCACGATGCCGCCCAGCAGCATCGGCGAGGCGATGGCGACCAACACCAGGCCCGCCATCATTGGCAGCAGCGCCGACACCGCCTGCCCCAGCAGACGGCTGATATGGCGAACAATCTGACCGGGATCGTTAATTAAACGGTGATCGAAGCTAAAGCCGGACGCGACCATTTCGGCCAGCTGTCGGGCCATCGATTCGCCGCCCATCCACAGCACCATCAGCCCCGTCACCAACATCAGCAGGGAGGTCAGCTCGCGGGAACGCGGGATCTGCCCCTCTTTACGCGCTTTTTCAAGTCGGTGGGGTGTGGGGGATTCTGTTTTTTCCTCGTCGCTATCGCTACCTTCAGCCACGTTGATAACCTGCGCCAGAATGGGGATTGCGCATAGGTTGCCAAACTTGAGCCGTTTTAATGGGACGAGTAACAGGGTTAAACAGGGGTTATTTCAGGGAATGGATAAGGCTGGCTGACGCGACGCCAGCCTGTTTGAATAAAATCGGGGCGCCGCCGTCCCATAATGCGGACGGCGGCGACCTTTCAGAAGCCCAGGCTGTCGAGCAGATCGTCAACCTGATCCTGGTTCGCCACGACGCCAGGGGCGGCGGCGTTAATCTGCGGACCGTTCAGCAGGCTGTTCTCTTCCCGCTTCTGACGCGCGTTCGCTTCCGGCATGTTCTCCAGCAGCACCATCAACAGCTGACGCTCAATCTCCTGAATCACATCCATCATGCGCTTGATCACCTGACCGGTAAGATCCTGGAAATCCT includes:
- the argS gene encoding arginine--tRNA ligase; the protein is MNIQALLSEKVSQAMIAVGAPADCEPMVRQSARVQFGDYQANGIMAVAKKLGQQPRQLAEQVVQHLALDGIASKVDIAGPGFINIFLAPEFLAQQAEAALASPRLNVAPVQAQTIVIDYSAPNVAKEMHVGHVRSTIIGDAAARTLEFLGHKVIRANHVGDWGTQFGMLIAYLEKQQREHHEAIALSDLEAFYREAKKTYDEDEAFAERARGYVVKLQGGDEYCRAMWKKLVDITMTQNQTVYDRLNVTLTRNDVMGESLYNDMLPGIVADLKAKGLAVESEGATVVFLDEFKNKEGEPMGVIIQKKDGGYLYTTTDIACAKYRYEQLHADRVLYYIDSRQHQHLMQAWTIVRKAGYVPESVPLEHHMFGMMLGKDGRPFKTRSGGTIKLSDLLDEAVERATALVSEKNPDMDADELRKLANIVGIGAVKYADLSKSRTTDYIFDWDNMLAFEGNTAPYMQYAYTRVLSVFRKAGIDENAVLEGQIQLSDERETQLAARLLQFEETITLVARDGTPHVMCAYLYDLAGLFSGFYEHCPILSAEDEAVRQSRLKLALLTARTLKQGLDTLGIETVERM
- a CDS encoding MalY/PatB family protein translates to MAFNFDQWIDRHHSDSLKWRKYRDRDVLPLWVADTDFRSPPAVIDALHQRVEHGVFGYGAEPDELFAVVKARLAERYQWRIEKEWLVLLPGVVAGLNLAVRAFTAPGEGTLAPTPIYPPFRLAAKWAQRDQLNLQMRQENHRWVMDLMAAEMQLKGNEKLLMLCNPHNPGGTVYRRDELDAQLRFAQRHNLIVCSDEIHSELILEPGLRHIPFATLSEDAAQRSVTLISPSKTFNIAGLGASLAVIPNDALRQRFNEARRGIVPQVDILALTAATAAWRDGQPWLDAQLDYLRSNRDWLCQQINALPGLSVTPPEATYLAWVAARLPGVASPASWFEQHGLGLSPGRDFGDDGFVRFNFGCTRATLEEAVARMKQAIAAA
- the flhE gene encoding flagellar protein FlhE, giving the protein MKYALLSLALLLPLAAQAAGGAWQGSAVGASLSNRGVEASSAAITPPGPVSGVMTIIYWRFELTGPQPAGMQVKLCSSTRCTPIEGASGATRGLTNVPAGDTLRFIYSVPGQGRLFPVLRVLSNQVMVNYQ
- the flhB gene encoding flagellar biosynthesis protein FlhB, which produces MAEGSDSDEEKTESPTPHRLEKARKEGQIPRSRELTSLLMLVTGLMVLWMGGESMARQLAEMVASGFSFDHRLINDPGQIVRHISRLLGQAVSALLPMMAGLVLVAIASPMLLGGIVLSGKSLSPSFSKLNPLSGLKRMFSAQTAAELLKAVLKAVLVGSVAGWYVWSRWPDMLHLITESPWKALAHGMNMIAACCFLVVLGLVPMVGFDVFWQLFSYFKKLRMTRQEIRDEHKEMEGDPHVKGRIRQAMRAAARRRMMADVPKADVIVTNPTHYSVALQYDEKRMSAPKVLAKGAGDVALRIRELGKEHRVPILEAPPLARALYRHSEIGQHIPGALYAAVAEVLAWVWQLRRWKREGGLIPKRPERLPVPAELDFAGETRADG
- the flhA gene encoding flagellar biosynthesis protein FlhA: MANLAALFRLPGNMKDTQMKVLAGPLLILLILSMMVLPLPPFILDLLFTFNIALSIMVLLVAMFTQRTLEFAAFPTILLFSTLLRLALNVASTRVILLEGHTGAAAAGQVVEAFGHFLVGGNFAIGIVVFIILIIINFMVITKGAGRIAEVGARFVLDGMPGKQMAIDADLNAGLIGEEEAKKRRSEVTQEADFYGSMDGASKFVRGDAIAGIMIMIINVVGGLLVGVVQHGMPFGAAAESYTLLTIGDGLVAQIPALVISTAAGVIVTRVSTDQDVGEQMVTQLFSNPRVMMLSAGVLGLLGLVPGMPNLVFLLFTAALLGLAWWQRGREMKPKAAAQQAIPRAQETAATVEATWGDVQLEDSLGMEVGYRLIPMVDSTQDGELLGRIRSIRKKFAQEMGFLPPVVHIRDNMDMPAARYRILMKGVEIGSGDAYPGRWMAINPGTAAGTLPGEQTVDPAFGLAAIWIDSALKEQAQIQGFTVVEASTVVATHLNHLIGQYASELFGRQEAQQLLDRVSQEMPKLTEDLVPGVVSLTTLHKVLQNLLAERVSIRDMRTIIETLAEHAPVQSDPHELTTVVRVALGRAITQQWFPGNGEVQVIGLDATLERLLLQALQGGGGLEPGLADRLLDQTQRALQNQEMLGAPPVLLVNHPLRALLARFLRRNLPQLAVLSNMELTDNRHIRMTATIGGH